In Pajaroellobacter abortibovis, the following are encoded in one genomic region:
- a CDS encoding efflux RND transporter permease subunit has product MKRYERLTCINGADAVAFQVVCQSGGNSVAVADAIKAKLATLQPQLPEGISASLLIDNIERIKSSVHQIRG; this is encoded by the coding sequence TTGAAGAGATACGAACGGTTAACATGCATCAATGGAGCTGATGCTGTCGCTTTTCAAGTCGTTTGCCAATCAGGAGGCAATAGCGTGGCGGTTGCTGACGCGATCAAAGCTAAACTAGCCACCCTTCAACCCCAATTGCCAGAAGGGATCAGCGCTTCGCTGCTGATCGACAATATAGAGCGTATTAAATCCAGCGTGCATCAGATTCGAGGATGA